A single region of the Anoplolepis gracilipes chromosome 1, ASM4749672v1, whole genome shotgun sequence genome encodes:
- the LOC140671163 gene encoding maltase 1-like: MLVSRHYVILLSLLLTTTLISGEILNRGWWNHTVFYQIYPRSFMDSDDDGVGDLKGITSKLEYFVTTGVGAIWLSPINRSPMVDFGYDISDFKDIDKIFGKMADFKNLVARAKELGLKVILDFVPNHTSDEHCWFQDSINRTGKYEHYYIWADGKDNNTSPPNNWLSLFGGSAWTYSLTRNQWYLHQFHRRQPDLNYTNPDVQEEMKDIILFWLRNGVDGFRMDAVPHLFEINYPFDEPINSVEGTTKDYNSLNHIYTKDQPETYNLVQSWRKTLDEYADQYNTSEKIMMTEAYTTLNNTIKYYHYGSHIPFNFNFITNATSTSNANVFKNIIDAWVEAIPKGGVANWVMGNHDRNRTASRFPGRVDQMTMLAMILPGVVVTYYGEEIGMVDKMDISWKDTKDPQACNAGEKSYQSRSRDPVRTPFQWNSQRNAGFSNASATWLPIHQDYANVNLLLQQRQNESHYLVYRALIALRNTSDALKFGSLTTDVVNNTVLYIVRKTNKDAVILLINFSDKDEQEIDLTRAGFNKGVIKVASVGSKIKQNQTVELKNVIIPEKVSLVLQAWSNAPEYVASLQIILLSLSLFIITLYK; the protein is encoded by the exons ATGCTCGTATCGCGACATTACGTGATTCTCCTAAGTCTGTTGTTGACGACCACTCTGATCTCGGGGGAGATCCTCAACCGAGGATGGTGGAATCACACAGTTTTCTATCAGATTTATCCTCGCAGTTTTATGGACTCCGATGATGACGGTGTTGGTGATCTCAAAG GTATAACGAGCAAACTCGAATATTTTGTGACAACTGGAGTAGGAGCGATATGGCTGTCACCTATCAATCGGAGTCCTATGGTCGATTTTGGGTACGACATTTCGGATTTCaaagatattgacaaaatattcGGCAAAATGGCAGATTTCAAAAATCTCGTAGCACGTGCTAAAGAACTTGGATTGAAG GTTATACTTGATTTCGTGCCTAATCACACTTCCGACGAACACTGTTGGTTTCAAGACAGCATAAATCGTACCGGCAAATATGAACACTATTATATATGGGCAGATGGAAAAGATAACAATACTTCGCCGCCGAATAATTGGTTAAGTTTGTTCGGTGGTTCAGCTTGGACATACAGCTTAACCCGTAACCAGTGGTACCTTCATCAATTCCATAGAAGGCAACCAGATTTGAATTATACTAATCCCGATGTACAAGAGGAAATGaag gatattattctattttggCTGAGGAATGGCGTGGATGGATTTCGCATGGACGCGGTGCCGCAtctctttgaaataaattaccCTTTCGATGAACCTATAAACAGTGTGGAAGGTACGACGAAAGATTATAACTCTCTAaatcacatatatacaaaGGATCAGCCAGAGACATACAATTTGGTACAAAGCTGGAGGAAAACTTTGGATGAATATGCTGATCAATATAATACAAGCGAAAag ATAATGATGACTGAAGCATACACAACATTAAACAACACTATCAAATATTACCATTACGGTTCCCATATTCCtttcaactttaattttatcacaaatgCGACCAGTACGTCGAATGCtaatgtgtttaaaaatataatagacgCCTGGGTGGAAGCAATTCCCAAAGGTGGCGTCGCTAACTGGGTG ATGGGAAATCATGATCGTAATCGTACTGCTTCGCGTTTCCCCGGGAGAGTCGATCAGATGACAATGTTAGCCATGATACTGCCAGGCGTAGTAGTAACATATTATGGCGAAGAAATAGGGATGGTTGATAAAATGGACATAAGCTGGAAAGATACGAAGGATCCTCAAGCTTGTAACGCGGGTGAAAAAAGCTACCAAAGTCGATCTCGTGATCCTGTCCGCACACCATTTCAATGGAATTCCCAACGTAATGCag GTTTCAGTAATGCCAGTGCGACATGGTTACCGATTCACCAAGATTATGCTAACGTAAATTTACTACTCCAACAGCGTCAAAATGAATCTCACTATCTTGTTTATCGCGCTCTGATAGCGCTACGTAACACATCGGACGCGCTCAAATTTGGATCATTGACTACTGATGTTGTAAATAACACCGTTCTATACATCGTACGAAAAACGAACAAAGATGCCGTGATACTACTGATAAATTTCTCAGACAAAGACGAGCAAGAGATTGATTTAACAAGAGCGGGATTCAACAAAGGTGTAATTAAAGTAGCGAGCGTGGGCtccaaaataaaacaaaa tcAAACTGTTGAGCTGAAAAATGTCATTATCCCAGAAAAAGTTTCCCTAGTCCTTCAAGCTTGGTCCAATGCTCCAGAGTACGTTGCTTCTcttcaaataattctattatcactatctctttttataataacattgtataaataa